From a region of the Cucumis sativus cultivar 9930 chromosome 6, Cucumber_9930_V3, whole genome shotgun sequence genome:
- the LOC116404497 gene encoding uncharacterized protein LOC116404497 gives MTGHRRSRKLIINNQNDPKPMGEEGDCTGVEGHDAQTEDVDTPGTPSWLRMPKEDDTSDGVKHVELQKQGVEANRTEDDTMDELDKKVHIDLEEPIDVVDDLNEEIGVKSLTYFDSDVMEIEPLSTKRPHVRPAHSKRASVYLSTPFTALDKRTTKSTTTTSQSQPSVYDPMQKIPDAHLDRLRAWITDKRTKDEVHETFHGKKSKEFFRDLFMCRRWLADEHLDALFLLIRFNIKTAMIPSAQNFTTVDTLFMRLLVAKWPEYQECIKENRPFHWKEEYRLVDYVVGSKQDCQDPWVNVDYIYSPFNIHGNHWILLCLDLVRCQVKVWDSLPSLTSAEDMRSILVPIQEMVPNLLDTTGFFVRRGGSSTHKEPWPLVIVDSIPLQRNNSDCGVFTIKYFEYEASGLDVATLCQENMSYFRKQLTFQLWTNNPMY, from the exons ATGACTGGTCACAGACGATCaagaaaattgataatcaaCAATCAAAATGATCCGAAGCCGATg GGTGAAGAAGGAGACTGCACGGGAGTTGAAGGTCATGATGCCCAGACTGAAGATGTTGACACACCCGGTACACCTTCTTGGTTGAGGATGCCCAAGGAGGATGACACAAGTGATGGGGTGAAACACGTTGAACTTCAAAAGCAG GGTGTCGAAGCAAACCGCACGGAGGATGACACAATGGACGAGTTGGATAAGAAGGTTCATATTGATTTGGAGGAGCCAATAGACGTCGTTGACGATTTGAACGAGGAAATTGGAGTAAAAAGTCTTACTTATTTTGATTCAGACGTCATGGAGATAGAACCATTATCCACTAAACGACCACATGTTCGGCCCGCACATAGCAAGCGTGCAAGTGTATACTTGTCAACCCCCTTCACAGCTTTAGATAAACGGACTACAAAATCAACCACCACCACCTCTCAGTCTCAACCATCCGTCTATGATCCTATGCAAAAAATACCTGACGCCCATTTAGATCGACTCAGAGCTTGGATCACAGACAAGCGTACGAAAGATGAGGTGCATGAAACTTTTCACGGGAAAAAATCGAAGGAGTTTTTCAGAGACTTGTTCATGTGTCGTCGGTGGTTGGCGGATGAG cATTTGGATGCACTCTTTCTTCTCATTCGCTTCAACATTAAGACAGCCATGATACCTTCTGCTCAAAACTTCACAACTGTAGACACACTATTCATG cGACTATTAGTTGCGAAGTGGCCTGAATATCAAGAATGTATTAAAGAGAATCGACCATTTCACTGGAAGGAGGAGTATCGGTTGGTTGACTATGTTGTCGGATCAAAACAAGACTGTCAAGATCCTTGGGTGAATGTTGATTACATTTACTCTCCATTCAATATCCATGGCAATCATTGGATTCTATTATGCTTGGACTTGGTACGTTGTCAAGTTAAGGTATGGGATTCGCTTCCGTCGCTTACGAGTGCCGAAGATATGAGAAGCATATTAGTGCCAATTCAAGAGATGGTGCCAAATTTGCTCGATACTACTGGATTCTTTGTTAGGAGAGGCGGATCATCAACACACAAGGAACCTTGGCCACTTGTCATTGTCGACTCCATTCCACTTCAACGCAACAATAGTGATTGTGGTGTATTTACAATTAAGTATTTCGAATATGAAGCTTCTGGTTTAGATGTAGCTACattatgtcaagaaaacatgtcatattttagaaaacaattgacATTTCAATTATGGACCAACAATCCCATGTATTGA
- the LOC116404380 gene encoding uncharacterized protein LOC116404380: MELEDNRFFKYLFMAVGPCVRGFLNCIRPVIVMDGTFLKNKYRGQLIVAVCLDGNNQIYPLAFGVVDRETDASIQWFLEKLKGAIGEVPNLGFVTDRKTCFSKCIASVFPSAFHGLCVQHLTQNLNDKYKNDTIATLFYNASRTYRESTFSEAWRSILAFPNDSGKYLNDVGITRWSRFHCPGRRYNMMTTNIAESMNSILKEPRDLPIASFLEHVRALLQRWFWERREEGIKVTSTLTKWAELVLQKKQERALTMKVNPIDCYQFHVKDLDKEEVINLHTQECTCKEFQAEQLPCAHAIAVARDRNINVYSLCANYYTNECLLAAYSEAVYPVGNQSEWKTTEEYVHMTVLPPKVVKRVGRPKKKRIPSVGEAPKLHKCGRCKETGHNRLTCTNPISYIQKSSIQD; this comes from the coding sequence ATGGAACTTGAAGATAATCgtttcttcaaatatctttttatggcTGTTGGTCCATGTGTTCGAGGATTCTTAAACTGCATTAGACCGGTTATAGTCATGGATGGAACATTCCTTAAGAACAAATATCGGGGTCAGTTGATAGTTGCTGTTTGCTTGGAtggtaacaatcaaatttatcctCTTGCCTTTGGAGTGGTGGACAGAGAAACAGATGCTTCAATACAGTGGTTCttagagaaattgaaaggtGCAATAGGAGAGGTGCCTAATCTAGGCTTCGTGACAGAtcgaaaaacatgtttttctaaGTGTATTGCATCGGTTTTTCCCTCCGCATTCCATGGACTTTGTGTCCAACACttgactcaaaatttgaatgataaatacAAGAATGACACTATAGCTACTTTGTTTTACAATGCATCTAGAACATACCGTGAATCAACGTTCTCAGAAGCGTGGAGAAGTATTCTTGCATTTCCTAATGATtcaggaaaatatttaaacgatgTTGGAATAACACGTTGGTCTCGTTTTCACTGTCCAGGAAGACGATATAATATGATGACAACAAATATAGCAGAGTCCATGAATTCTATACTGAAAGAACCTAGAGATTTGCCTATTGCTTCATTCCTTGAACATGTTCGAGCTTTGCTACAACGTTGGTTTTGGGAGCGTCGAGAAGAAGGCATTAAAGTGACGTCTACATTGACTAAATGGGCAGAGTTAGttctacaaaagaaacaagaacgaGCTTTGACAATGAAAGTCAACCCAATTGATTGTTACCAATTCCATGTTAAAGATTTAGATAAAGAGGAGGTCATAAATCTTCATACTCAAGAGTGCACTTGTAAGGAGTTTCAAGCTGAGCAACTACCATGCGCACATGCCATTGCTGTTGCACGGGATCgcaatataaatgtttatagctTATGTGCTAACTATTACACTAATGAATGTTTGTTGGCAGCATATTCGGAGGCCGTCTACCCAGTTGGGAATCAGTCGGAATGGAAGACAACCGAAGAATATGTACATATGACTGTCTTACCTCCGAAAGTAGTCAAAAGAGTTGGTCGACCGAAGAAAAAGAGGATTCCAAGTGTCGGTGAAGCACCAAAATTGCATAAATGTGGTCGATGTAAAGAAACAGGCCACAATAGATTAACGTGTACCAATCCAATTTCATACATCCAGAAGTCGAGCATACAAGATTAG